A portion of the Agrobacterium tumefaciens genome contains these proteins:
- a CDS encoding ester cyclase, translating into MHTLNVIYLAYLDCLNRQAFDELGAFVDDTVEHNGRALGLSGYRDMLVKDFADIPDLRFQAEILVSDVTRIGARLSFDCTPKSTFMGLPVNGRRVQFCEHVFYDFEQTKIRRVWSVIDKAAIERQLG; encoded by the coding sequence ATGCATACACTTAACGTCATTTACCTGGCTTATCTCGACTGCCTCAACCGTCAGGCCTTCGATGAGCTCGGCGCATTCGTCGACGATACTGTTGAACACAACGGCCGGGCGTTAGGCCTGTCGGGCTATCGCGACATGCTGGTCAAGGACTTTGCTGATATTCCAGACCTTCGGTTCCAGGCAGAGATACTTGTCAGCGACGTGACCCGGATCGGCGCCCGGCTTTCGTTCGATTGCACTCCCAAATCCACCTTCATGGGCCTTCCGGTCAATGGCAGGCGCGTTCAGTTCTGCGAGCATGTTTTCTACGACTTCGAACAGACAAAAATCCGCAGGGTCTGGTCGGTCATCGACAAGGCCGCAATTGAGCGCCAGCTCGGCTGA